One Lepus europaeus isolate LE1 unplaced genomic scaffold, mLepTim1.pri SCAFFOLD_29, whole genome shotgun sequence DNA segment encodes these proteins:
- the LOC133754858 gene encoding LOW QUALITY PROTEIN: zinc finger protein 271-like (The sequence of the model RefSeq protein was modified relative to this genomic sequence to represent the inferred CDS: substituted 2 bases at 2 genomic stop codons), with the protein MIAFEDLAVYFSWEEWQKMNNAQKTLYRDVMLETYSSLFSLGHCITKPDLIFKLEQGAEPWMVEECLNQSLPVVMKRDDLISINQESQDKNLNQDFMKNNKTSALKRVELRKTITLNSSHIPTLIIKKGTYSQLKPEEFSKCHTVYPHSGPDQLQDGEKFDNTKIPGNSLQFCEPFGQHDKIHIMKQPFGPTGQAKFFTRKMLCKSERVPMAENCNKSTVTFGKVTQIEKAIHETSSLNMHQQTHTGKKFYKYIRYVEPVIHQSHLAINHGLNTRGKFSKGKPCENSLSFNSPYECNDCGKGFGQKSVLRKQKQIHTEEKPHECNYCGKAFGHKSHLINHQRIHTREKPHKCNDCGKAFGRKSVLITHQRIHTGEKPHKCNDCGKAFGQKSDLIIHQRVHTGEKPYECNDCGKAFGHKSVLMKHQRIHTGEKPHKCDDCGKAFGQKSHLIIHQRIHTGEKPHKCNDCRKAFGRKSHLIIHQRIHTGENPHKCNDCGKAFGHKSYLLIHQRIHTGEKPHECNDCGKAFGHKSDLMKHQRIHTGEKPHKCDDCGKAFGQKSHLIRHQRIHTGEKPHKCNDCGKAFGHKSHLIIHQRIHTGEKPHKCNDCGKAFGRKPHLIIHQRIHTGEKPHKCNDCGKAFGHKSYLLIHQRIHTGEKPHECNDCGKAFGHKSDLMKHQRIHTREKPHKCDDCGKAFGQKSHLIIHQRIHTGEKPHKCNDCGKAFGRMSVLMKHQRIHTGEKPHKCNDCGKTFGHKSHLIRHQRIHTGEKPHKCNDCGKAFGHKSVLMKHQRIHTGEKPHKCDDCGKAFGHKSDLIIHQXIHTGEKPYECNDCGKAFGHKSHLIIPQRIHTGEKPHKCNDCGKAFGQKSYLIIHQRIHTGEKPHKCNDCGKAFGRKSHLIIHQRIHTGEKPHKCNDCGKAFGHKSVLMKHQRIHTGEKPHKCDDCGKAFGQKSHLIIHQRIHTGEKPHKCNDCGKAFGHKSVLITHQRIHMGQKPHKCNDCGKVFGQKSHLIIHQQIHTGEKPHKCNDCGKAFGXKSYLIIHQRIHTGEKPHKCNDCGKAFGRMSVLRKHQQIHTGEKPHKCNDSGKALDESHTSLYTREFTQERNLLSVMTGKAFGHKSHLILHQRIHMTQKTHEYNNCGKAFG; encoded by the coding sequence tggtcATGAAAAGGGATGACCTGATTAGCATCAAccaggaaagtcaggacaaaaatctgaatcaggattttatgaaaaataacaagacatcagctctcaagagagttgaattaagaaaaaccaTTACTTTAAATTCAAGCCATATTCCAACACTGATTATTAAAAAGGGAACCTATTCACAATTGAAGCCCGAGGAATTCAGTAAATGTCACACTGTTTATCCCCACAGTGGGCCTGATCAACTACAGGATGGAGAGAAATTTGATAACACTAAGATACCTGGAAAttctctccagttctgtgagcctTTTGGTCAGCATGACAAGATTCATAtcatgaagcagccatttggacccACTGGACAAGCAAAATTCTTCACAAGAAAGATGCTCTGTAAATCTGAGAGGGTTCCTATGGCAGAAAACTGTAATAAATCAACTGTCACTTTTGGAAAAGTaactcaaatagaaaaagctatCCATGAAACTTCTAGCCTCAATATGCATCAACAAACTCACAcaggaaagaaattttataagtacattagGTATGTTGAACCTGTCATTCACCAGTCACATCTTGCAATAAATCACGGACTAAATACAAGGGGAAAATTCTCTAAAGGTAAACCTTGTGAAAATTCACTCAGTTTTAattcaccttatgaatgtaatgactgtggaaaaggctttggacaaaagtcagtcctaaggaaacagaagcaaattcacactgaggagaaacctcatgaatgtaattactgtggaaaagcttttggacacaagtcacacctcataaaccatcagcgaattcacacaagggagaaacctcataaatgtaatgactgtggaaaagcctttggacgcaaGTCAGTCCTCATcacacaccagagaattcacacaggggagaaacctcataaatgtaatgactgtggaaaagcctttggacaaaagtcagacctcataatACACCAGCGagttcacacaggagagaaaccctatgaatgtaatgactgtggaaaagcctttggacacaagtcagtcctcatgaaacatcagcgaattcacacaggggagaaacctcataaatgtgatgactgtggaaaagcctttggacaaaaatcacacctcatcatacaccagagaattcacacaggggagaaacctcacaaATGCAATGACTGcagaaaagcctttggacgaaagtcacacctcattatacaccagagaattcacacaggggagaaccctcataaatgcaatgactgtggaaaagcctttggacacaagtcatacctcctcatacatcagcgaattcacacaggggagaaaccccatgaatgtaatgactgtggaaaagcctttggacacaagtcagacctcatgaaacatcagcgaattcacacaggggagaaacctcataaatgtgatgactgtggaaaagcctttggacaaaaatcacacctcatcagacaccagagaattcacacaggggagaaacctcataaatgtaatgactgtggaaaagcctttggacacaagtcacacctcatcatacaccagagaattcacacaggggagaaacctcacaaATGCAATGACTgcggaaaagcctttggacgaaagcCACACCTCattatacaccagagaattcacacaggggagaaacctcataaatgcaatgactgtggaaaagcctttggacacaagtcatacctcctcatacatcagcgaattcacacaggggagaaaccccatgaatgtaatgactgtggaaaagcctttggacacaagtcagacctcatgaaacatcagcgaattcacacaagggagaaacctcataaatgtgatgactgtggaaaagcctttggacaaaaatcacacctcatcatacaccagagaattcacacaggggagaaacctcataaatgtaatgactgtggaaaagcctttggacgaatgtcagtcctcatgaaacatcagcgaattcacacaggggagaaacctcataaatgtaatgactgtggaaaaacctttggacacaagtcacacctcatcagacaccagagaattcacacaggggagaaacctcataaatgtaatgactgtggaaaagcctttggacacaagtcagtcctcatgaaacatcagcgaattcacacaggtgagaaacctcataaatgtgatgactgtggaaaagcctttggacacaagtcagacctcatcatacaccagtgaattcacacaggagagaaaccctatgaatgtaatgactgtggaaaagcctttggacacaagtcacacctcatcataccccagcgaattcacacaggggagaaacctcacaaatgcaatgactgtggaaaagcatttggacaaaagtcatacctcatcatacaccagcgaattcacacaggggagaaacctcacaaatgcaatgactgtggaaaagcctttggacgaaagtcacacctcattatacaccagagaattcacacaggggagaaacctcataaatgcaatgactgtggaaaagcctttggacacaagtcagtcctcatgaaacatcagcgaattcacacaggggagaaacctcataaatgtgatgactgtggaaaagcctttggacaaaaatcacacctcatcatacaccagagaattcacacaggggagaaacctcataaatgtaatgactgtggaaaagcctttggacacaagtcagtcCTCATcacacaccagagaattcacatggggcagaaacctcataaatgtaatgactgtggaaaagtctTTGGgcaaaagtcacacctcatcatacaccagcaaattcacacaggggagaaacctcataaatgtaatgactgtggaaaagcctttggatgaaAGTCatacctcatcatacaccagagaattcacacaggggagaaacctcataaatgtaatgactgtggaaaagcctttggacgaatgTCAGTCCTCAGgaaacatcagcaaattcacacaggggagaaacctcataaatgtaatgacagtGGAAAAGCCTTGGatgaaagtcacacctcattgtacaccagagaattcacacaggagagaaacctcttAAGTGTAAtgactggaaaagcctttggacacaaatCACACCTCAtattacaccagagaattcacatgaCGCAGAAAACTCATGAATATAataactgtggaaaagcctttggatga